A stretch of the Streptosporangium sp. NBC_01755 genome encodes the following:
- the aceB gene encoding malate synthase A, protein MDGVEINGPGQDRFDEILTPEALAFVATLQREFDGRRLELLQARQARQAELSAGGTLDFLPETRHVRESEWHVASPAPGLEDRRVEITGPVDRKMTINALNSGAKVWLADFEDANAPTWENTVNGQLNLRDALDRTIDFSAGEKSYALKPDTELATIVVRPRGWHLEEKHLTLDGAPFSASLVDFGLYFFHSAQRQIAKGKGPYFYLPKMESHLEARLWNDVFVRAQELLGITQGTIRATVLIETYPAAFEMEEILYELRDHSAGLNAGRWDYLFSVIKKFRTRGREFLLPERNAVTMTAPFMRAYTELLVSTCHRRGAHAIGGMAAFIPSRRDPEVNKIALEKVTADKTRESGDGFDGSWVAHPDLVPICRDVFDAVLGSRPNQLDRLREDVSVSAADLLAVAKTPGDITEAGLRNNVDVALRYLAAWMGGLGAVAIHNLMEDAATAEISRSQIWQWIHNDIKLADTGAVVTRELVEQIIDEELTKIKEEPGYDEALYDQATALFKEVALDDDFAEFLTLPAYARMP, encoded by the coding sequence ATGGACGGCGTTGAGATCAATGGCCCCGGCCAGGACCGCTTCGACGAGATCCTCACGCCGGAGGCACTGGCCTTCGTGGCCACCCTCCAGCGCGAGTTCGACGGCCGGCGGCTGGAGTTGCTCCAGGCCCGCCAGGCCCGCCAGGCGGAGCTGTCGGCGGGCGGCACCCTCGACTTCCTGCCCGAGACCAGGCACGTGCGCGAGTCCGAGTGGCACGTCGCCTCGCCCGCGCCCGGCCTGGAGGACCGCCGCGTGGAGATCACCGGCCCGGTCGACCGGAAGATGACGATCAACGCACTGAACTCCGGCGCCAAGGTCTGGCTGGCCGACTTCGAAGACGCCAACGCCCCCACCTGGGAAAACACCGTCAACGGCCAGCTCAACCTTCGCGACGCGCTCGACCGGACCATCGACTTCTCCGCCGGGGAGAAGAGCTATGCCCTCAAACCCGACACCGAGCTGGCCACCATCGTGGTCCGCCCCCGCGGGTGGCACCTGGAGGAGAAGCACCTCACCCTCGACGGAGCCCCGTTCTCCGCCTCCCTCGTCGACTTCGGGCTCTACTTCTTCCACTCGGCGCAGCGGCAGATCGCCAAGGGCAAGGGCCCCTACTTCTACCTGCCGAAGATGGAGTCGCACCTGGAGGCCCGCCTCTGGAACGACGTCTTCGTCAGGGCCCAGGAACTGCTCGGCATCACCCAGGGCACGATCCGGGCGACGGTGCTCATCGAGACCTATCCGGCCGCGTTCGAGATGGAGGAGATCCTCTACGAGCTCCGCGACCACTCCGCCGGCCTCAACGCGGGCCGCTGGGACTACCTCTTCAGCGTGATCAAGAAGTTCCGCACCCGCGGCCGCGAGTTCCTGCTGCCCGAGCGGAACGCGGTGACGATGACCGCCCCGTTCATGCGCGCCTACACCGAACTCCTGGTCAGCACCTGTCACCGGCGCGGGGCCCACGCCATCGGCGGGATGGCCGCGTTCATCCCCTCCCGTCGCGACCCCGAGGTCAACAAGATCGCTCTGGAGAAGGTCACCGCCGACAAGACCCGCGAGTCCGGCGACGGCTTCGACGGCTCCTGGGTCGCCCACCCCGACCTGGTGCCGATCTGCCGCGACGTCTTCGACGCCGTACTCGGGTCGCGGCCGAACCAGCTCGACCGCCTGCGCGAGGACGTCTCCGTCTCCGCCGCCGACCTGCTCGCGGTCGCCAAGACCCCCGGCGACATCACCGAGGCGGGGCTGCGCAACAACGTGGACGTGGCACTGCGCTACCTGGCCGCCTGGATGGGCGGGCTGGGCGCGGTCGCGATCCACAATCTGATGGAGGACGCGGCGACCGCCGAGATCTCCCGCTCCCAGATCTGGCAGTGGATCCACAACGACATCAAGCTCGCCGACACCGGTGCCGTGGTGACCAGGGAACTGGTCGAGCAGATCATCGACGAGGAGCTCACCAAGATCAAGGAAGAGCCCGGATACGACGAGGCCCTTTACGACCAGGCGACCGCGCTGTTCAAGGAGGTCGCCCTGGACGACGACTTCGCGGAGTTCCTTACTCTCCCTGCCTATGCGCGTATGCCATGA
- a CDS encoding DUF4097 family beta strand repeat-containing protein encodes MKKNTLVAGGLLGAVFMLSGCEFALDFRGRQQDVVSYDVTGKVTALDVATGSGDIVVTESDRPAVHVTETIHWRGGDRPTTEHPVDGGTLTLRHSCDGMSCSVDYKVEVPPGLTAKLDTGSGIITLRGLTGGVNAASGSGDVEAGNLGSKEFIADTGSGDVEARFAAMPDRVEIKTGSGDVAAYLPKGSYDVTTETGSGDETVEVVRDPSAPRKITLKTGSGDARVLVP; translated from the coding sequence ATGAAGAAGAACACGCTCGTCGCCGGGGGGCTCTTGGGGGCGGTTTTCATGCTCTCGGGATGCGAGTTCGCCCTGGACTTCCGTGGCCGGCAGCAGGACGTCGTCTCCTACGACGTCACCGGCAAGGTGACGGCCCTGGACGTCGCCACGGGCTCGGGTGACATCGTGGTCACCGAGTCGGACCGGCCGGCCGTCCACGTGACCGAGACCATCCACTGGCGTGGCGGCGACAGGCCCACCACCGAGCACCCGGTGGACGGCGGAACGCTCACCCTGCGTCACAGCTGCGATGGGATGAGCTGCTCGGTCGACTACAAGGTCGAGGTCCCGCCGGGCCTGACGGCCAAGCTCGACACCGGTTCCGGCATCATCACGCTGCGCGGCCTGACCGGGGGAGTGAACGCCGCGAGCGGCTCCGGCGACGTCGAGGCGGGAAACCTGGGTTCCAAGGAGTTCATCGCCGACACCGGCTCCGGCGACGTCGAGGCGAGGTTCGCGGCCATGCCCGACAGGGTGGAGATCAAGACCGGCTCGGGCGACGTCGCCGCGTACCTTCCCAAGGGCAGCTACGACGTGACCACCGAGACCGGCTCCGGCGACGAGACCGTGGAGGTCGTCAGGGACCCCTCGGCACCGCGCAAGATCACGCTGAAGACCGGCTCCGGCGACGCCCGGGTCCTGGTCCCCTGA